The sequence below is a genomic window from Bernardetia sp..
GAGCGTTATCCTGTACAGCTTGCTGAAAGAATTGAATTTTTATCAAAAAATAATCAAGATAAAAACAAAATTTATTTTGAAGTAGGGTAAACGCACGAAACTTTTTATACTAGCTCACTTAGCTTTAAATAAACTTTACTTGTCAGAGTAATATAAATAATCAAAGTAAAAAAGAGCTTCTATTTGATTTAAATGGCTATACTTTTTTTTCGTGCGTTTACCCTAATTTTGAAGAACCCAAAATCATTGCAAAAACAGGTTGGACATGCGAAGAACTCTTGACAGCGATTCGTTTGGCAGAACAACGAAAAGACTTAAAACAAAAATATGACATTGTATCTCTTCTCATTGGAGTAAACGACCAATACGATGGAGAAGATAGCACGAAATATGAACAACGTTTTGAAAAACTATTGCAAAAGGCAATTAGTTTGGCTGCAAAAGATGCTTCAAAAGTATTTGTGATTTCAATTCCAGATTACGGAATGACAGATTTTGCCAAAAGTAAAAATTTGGATACTCAAAAAATAGCTAGTGAGATAGATTATTATAATAGAATAAATAAACAGATTTCACTGAAATACAAAGTAAAATATTTTGACATAACGCCAATTTCAAGAAAAGCAGCTCAAGACAAAACGCTCATTGCTAGTGATGGACTTCATCCTTCTGGGCAGATGTATAAAGAATGGGTAGATTTGATGGCAAAAGACGTGATGAAGATGCTTAACAAATAAAGAATTCTAAATCAGATTAGATTCTAGTCTTTGTTGTTCTAAGTTTTTTTGAAAAAATAGCTTTTTACTATCCAAATCAAAACACAAAAGTTTGCCATAGCCTTGTGCTGCAAAATCATAAAAAACTGCTCCATTATCAAGGCAGATAACTTTAGAATTATTTTGTATAGCGTATTGAATATCAATCAGTGGAGTAGGCTGATGTCCAAAGATTATGGCTTTAGATTTGGCAAGTTCTTCATCATAAAAAACATCACGTAACCATAACATTTCTTCGAAGTCTTGAAAAGGATTTTCGGCATCGAAATTAAATCCTGCATGAACCAAAAAATAATCTTCTAACTCAATATAGAAATACAGATTTTTTAAGAATGTGTGATATTTTTCTTCTATCTGTCCTGTATGATGTAGCAAGTTTTCAAGTTTGTAGGCTTTATGAAAAATAAGAGGATTTTCTGGGTATTCTTCTATACTTTCTAAAAGTGTTTGTTCGTGATTTCCTCGTAGTAAAAAAATAGTATATCCTTCTGATTCAAGCCTTAGAATCTCGTCAATTACTCCTTTGCTATCAATACCTTTATCGATATAATCTCCTAAGAAAAACAATACGTCATCTTTTGTCAGATTGATTTTTTGGAGTAAAGCACGAAAGGTAGAAGAGCAGCCATGTATATCTGGTATGACTAATCTTCTACCTTTGGTTTGTTTAGAATCTGTAGCTATTTTGAAAGGAAAATTCATTATTTAATTCCTCTCTCATTCAATGCTCTGTGATAACGTCTTGCATTGGCTTCATGTTCTGCATTTGTTTTGGCAAAAGCGTGATAGCCAGATAAGTCTTCTTTTGCACAGAAAAATATATACTCGTGATTTTCTGCATTCAAAACAGCATTTAATCCAGAAATAGATGGTAAGCGAATTGGAGCAGGAGGCAAACCAGCATATTTATACGTATTGAATGGCGATTCGATTTCTTTATGGCTATTCAAGACCCTTTTGATAGTAAAATCTTTGTGAGCAAAAACAAGTGTTGGGTCAGCTTGTAAGAGCATTTCTTTTTCCAAACGATTCAAGTAAACACCTGCTACACGAGGTTTTTCATCAGCATAACGAGTTTCTGCATCTACAATAGAAGCCAAAATAGCTACTTCTTTTTGAGAAAGTCCTTTTGCTTTAGCTAACTCTTTTCGTTTGTCTGTCCAAAATTTATCATATTCTTTTTTCATTCTCTCCACTACTTCCTCTTTTGTAGCTGTCCAGTACATTTCGTAGGTATTGGGAATGAACATAGAGATAAAATTGTCCTTGTCAAAACCAAACTCTTTTGCTGTGCTTTCATCTTGCAAATAAGTAGCAAACTCTGCTGAATCTAGTTCTAAGTTGTTTGTTATTTTTCCTGCAAGGTCTGTTAAGAAACGCAAGTTTTGGTTAAAGGTAACATTTACAGGAGCTTGATTTCCAGAACGAAGTTGGCGTACAAAATCAATCGTATTTGTTTTTGGAGTAAGAATATAACGCCCTGCTTTTACATTATCTACATATCCTAGCCACTTTGAAAATACGCCAAAAGCAACAGGGTGTTGAATTGTCCCTTCTGTACGGAGTTTCTTGGCAAGTTCGTCATATTTCATTCCTTTTGGAATGTACAAAACTTGTTCTTTTGCTCCTTTTTGAGTCAAGACATTTGGAGTATATGCCATCTGATAAATGTAATAGCTTGTCGCAATCAC
It includes:
- a CDS encoding SGNH/GDSL hydrolase family protein translates to MAKTGWTCEELLTAIRLAEQRKDLKQKYDIVSLLIGVNDQYDGEDSTKYEQRFEKLLQKAISLAAKDASKVFVISIPDYGMTDFAKSKNLDTQKIASEIDYYNRINKQISLKYKVKYFDITPISRKAAQDKTLIASDGLHPSGQMYKEWVDLMAKDVMKMLNK
- a CDS encoding metallophosphoesterase family protein, whose translation is MNFPFKIATDSKQTKGRRLVIPDIHGCSSTFRALLQKINLTKDDVLFFLGDYIDKGIDSKGVIDEILRLESEGYTIFLLRGNHEQTLLESIEEYPENPLIFHKAYKLENLLHHTGQIEEKYHTFLKNLYFYIELEDYFLVHAGFNFDAENPFQDFEEMLWLRDVFYDEELAKSKAIIFGHQPTPLIDIQYAIQNNSKVICLDNGAVFYDFAAQGYGKLLCFDLDSKKLFFQKNLEQQRLESNLI
- the mltG gene encoding endolytic transglycosylase MltG; the protein is MATSNKDNSKGKISLKYKIILGVFAGLSVFVIATSYYIYQMAYTPNVLTQKGAKEQVLYIPKGMKYDELAKKLRTEGTIQHPVAFGVFSKWLGYVDNVKAGRYILTPKTNTIDFVRQLRSGNQAPVNVTFNQNLRFLTDLAGKITNNLELDSAEFATYLQDESTAKEFGFDKDNFISMFIPNTYEMYWTATKEEVVERMKKEYDKFWTDKRKELAKAKGLSQKEVAILASIVDAETRYADEKPRVAGVYLNRLEKEMLLQADPTLVFAHKDFTIKRVLNSHKEIESPFNTYKYAGLPPAPIRLPSISGLNAVLNAENHEYIFFCAKEDLSGYHAFAKTNAEHEANARRYHRALNERGIK